The proteins below are encoded in one region of Silene latifolia isolate original U9 population chromosome 2, ASM4854445v1, whole genome shotgun sequence:
- the LOC141644362 gene encoding T-complex protein 1 subunit epsilon-like, with the protein MAMVFDEFGRPFILLREQESKSRVRGIEAQKSNIAAAKSVANILRSSLGPKGMDKMLQSPDGDIVITNDGATILEQMDVNNQIAKLMVELSRSQDYEIGDGTTGVVVLAGALLEMAATLLDRGIHPIRISEGYEVASRIAVEHLENIAHKFEFEEGNIEPLVQTCMTTLSSKIVSRCKRSLAEIAVKAVMAVADLERKDVNLDLIKVEGKVGGKLEDTELIYGIVVDKDMSHPQMPKKIEDANIAILTCPFEPPKPKTKHKVEIDTVEKFETLRKQEQQYFDDMVQKCKDVGATLVICQWGFDDEANHLLMHRNLPAVRWVGGVELELIAIATGGRIVPRFQELTPEKLGKAGLVREKAFGTTKDRMLYIEHCANSRAVTIFIRGGNKMMIEETKRSIHDALCVARNLIRNNSIVYGGGSAEIACSIAVDAAADRHPGVEQYAIRAFAEALEAIPMALAENSGLQPIETLSAVKAQQLQDNNPCCGVDCNDTGTNDMREQNVFETLIGKQQQILLATQVVKMILKIDDVITPNEY; encoded by the exons ATGGCGATGGTGTTCGACGAGTTCGGACGTCCATTCATTTTATTACGGGAACAAGAATCAAAGAGTAGAGTTCGCGGAATCGAAGCTCAGAAATCAAATATTGCCGCTGCAAAATCCGTCGCTAATATTCTTCGTTCTTCTCTCGGTCCTAAAGGCATGGATAAGATGCTTCAATCACCTGATGGTGATATCGTTATCA CAAATGATGGTGCTACAATCCTAGAGCAGATGGATGTTAACAACCAGATTGCAAAGCTCATGGTTGAGTTATCTCGTAGTCAAGATTATGAGATTGGAGATGGAACAACTGGTGTTGTTGTTTTGGCGGGTGCTCTTTTGGAAATGGCTGCAACACTCTTAGACCGTGGCATCCATCCTATCAGAATTTCAGAGGGATATGAAGTGGCCTCACGGATTGCTGTTGAACATTTGGAGAATATTGCACATAAGTTTGAGTTTGAAGAAGGAAATATAGAGCCTTTAGTTCAGACCTGCATGACCACTTTGTCATCTAAGAT TGTGAGCCGCTGTAAGCGCAGCTTGGCAGAGATTGCAGTTAAAGCAGTTATGGCTGTTGCAGACCTAGAGCGAAAGGATGTTAACCTTGATCTGATAAAGGTGGAAGGCAAAGTCGGGGGGAAACTTGAAGATACTGAACTCATCTATGGAATTGTTGTTGACAAAGACATGAGCCATCCCCAGATGccaaagaaaattgaagatgcaaATATAGCAATTCTAACTTGCCCCTTTGAGCCACCCAAGCCAAAAACTAAGCATAAGGTTGAGATTGACACCGTAGAGAAGTTTGAGACGTTGCGTAAACAAGAACAACAGTACTTTGACGACATGGTTCAGAAGTGTAAG GATGTTGGGGCGACTCTGGTTATCTGTCAGTGGGGTTTTGATGATGAGGCAAATCATTTGCTAATGCACAGGAATTTACCTGCTGTCAGATGGGTTGGCGGTGTGGAGTTGGAACTTATTGCAATTGCCACAG GGGGAAGAATTGTCCCAAGATTTCAAGAACTGACTCCCGAAAAGCTGGGAAAG GCTGGATTAGTTCGTGAGAAAGCGTTTGGTACAACTAAAGATCGAATGCTGTATATTGAACATTGTGCCAATTCAAGGGCTGTAACCATTTTCATTCGTGGTG GTAACAAAATGATGATTGAAGAGACCAAGAGGAGCATCCATGATGCCCTTTGTGTGGCAAGGAATTTGATTCGCAATAATTCTATCGTTTATGGCGGGGGCTCTGCTGAAATAGCTTGCTCGATTGCTGTTGATGCCGCTGCTGATCGACATCCAGGAGTTGAGCAG TATGCCATTAGGGCATTCGCTGAAGCGTTAGAGGCGATTCCTATGGCATTGGCCGAGAACAGTGGTCTTCAGCCCATCGAAACACTGAGTGCTGTTAAGGCTCAACAGCTTCAG GACAACAATCCTTGTTGTGGGGTAGACTGCAATGACACTGGAACCAATGACATGCGTGAGCAGAATGTGTTCGAGACTTTGATCGGAAAGCAACAACAAATATTGCTCGCTACTCAGGTGGTGAAGATGATTTTGAAGATTGACGATGTCATCACCCCTAATGAATATTAG
- the LOC141641955 gene encoding uncharacterized protein LOC141641955 — protein MTETGTLVSTPPPTPHITKPVYALSNSDGVSAKITHVMLTGRNYTEWAKGFRNGLGAKRKLGFVDGSLKKPPADSEDLEDWSMANYTVIAWIFNTIDSTIRSSISYRDTTVELWEDIQNRFSRGNGIKIYQLESEISDCKQKDDETVMEFYGRLKKLWDDVNDYDALPTCVCTGCQKRRCAF, from the exons ATGACAGAG ACAGGCACTTTAGTCTCAACACCTCCTCCCACGCCGCATATCACCAAACCTGTTTATGCACTTTCTAATTCTGATGGGGTCTCAGCCAAAATCACTCATGTGATGCTAACGGGCCGTAACTATACGGAATGGGCGAAAGGCTTTCGCAATGGTTTGGGGGCAAAGAGGAAACTTGGTTTTGTTGATGGTTCTCTTAAGAAGCCGCCAGCAGACTCGGAGGACCTGGAGGATTGGTCTATGGCCAATTACACGGTGATAGCTTGGATTTTCAATACGATTGATTCCACCATTCGATCGTCAATCTCATATCGAGACACGACGGTTGAGTTATGGGAAGACATTCAAAATCGCTTCTCTCGTGGTAATGGTATTAAGATCTATCAATTGGAGTCGGAAATTTCCGATTGCAAACAGAAGGACGACGAGACTGTGATGGAGTTTTATGGGCGACTGAAGAAACTTTGGGATGACGTCAATGACTATGACGCCCTTCCAACTTGTGTCTGCACTGGTTGTCA GAAGAGGAGGTGCGCATTCTGA
- the LOC141644361 gene encoding ultraviolet-B receptor UVR8-like, translated as MDATTSGTETIQYCNIPEQAIAAALVTSPRPTFQRLVRHCFGDSIPGEFPLAANPSVALHVLTSSNLDPQDLAKLEATCSFFRHPANFAPDYELSIAELAALDMCQKRVIFKPMTNDERDNLKQKCGGSWKLVLRYLLAGEACCRREKSQAIAGPGHSIAVTSNGTVYSFGSNSSGQLGHGLTPEGNTADECRPRLIRSLQGIRIIQATAGAGRTMLISDNGKVYAFGKDSFGEAEFGVQGSRTVNTPRLVESLKDIFVVQAAIGNFFTAVLSREGRVYTFSWGSDAKLGHQTEPSDVQPYPLLGALENIPVVQIAAGYCYLLALACEPSGMSVYSVGCGLGGKLGHGSRTDEKYPRLIEKFQALNIQPMVVAAGAWHAAVVGKDGRVCTWGWGRYGCLGHGNEECESVPKVVEGLSDVKAVHVATGDYTTFVVSNSGDVYSFGCGESSSLGHNTEVDGQGNGHTNVVKPEIVSSLKQLKERVVQISLTNSIFWNAHTFALTESGKLYAFGAGDKGQLGVKLGENQIERGHPEAVDIQLSN; from the exons ATGGATGCCACAACAAGTGGAACTGAAACAATTCAATACTGTAATATCCCTGAACAAGCCATTGCTGCTGCCCTTGTAACCTCACCAAGGCCGACGTTCCAAAGATTAGTTCGGCATTGCTTTGGTGATTCGATCCCAGGGGAGTTCCCTTTGGCTGCTAACCCTTCTGTTGCTCTTCATGTTCTTACATCATCTAATCTAGACCCACAAGACCTTGCAAAATTAGAG GCGACATGTTCCTTCTTTAGGCATCCAGCTAACTTTGCTCCTGACTATGAATTGTCCATAGCTGAGCTGGCTGCTCTTGATATGTGCCAAAAGAGGGTAATTTTTAAACCAATGACAAACGACGAAAGGGATAATCTGAAGCAGAAATGTGGGGGATCATGGAAGTTAGTACTTCGGTATTTATTAGCTGGTGAAGCGTGCTGCAGGAGAGAAAAATCACAGGCAATAGCAGGGCCGGGACACAGCATTGCCGTGACTTCTAATGGAACTGTTTACTCTTTTGGCTCTAATAGTTCAGGACAACTTGGCCATGGTCTCACACCAGAAGGCAACACAGCTGATGAGTGTAGGCCTCGTTTGATAAG GTCCCTGCAAGGAATTCGGATCATCCAAGCAACTGCAGGTGCTGGAAGGACAATGTTGATTAGTGATAATGGAAAGGTTTATGCTTTTGGGAAAGACTCGTTTGGAGAAGCGGAATTTGGGGTTCAAGGTTCTAGAACAGTGAATACGCCACGACTTGTAGAGTCCTTGAAAGACATATTTGTAGTCCAAGCTGCTATTGGAAATTTCTTCACTGCTGTATTGTCCAGAGAAGGAAGGGTTTATACTTTCTCTTGGGGCAGTGATGCCAAGCTCGGACACCAAACGGAGCCCTCCGATGTGCAGCCATACCCTTTATTGGGAGCACTTGAGAATATACCAGTTGTACAGATTGCAGCCGGATATTGCTATCTTCTTGCCCTTGCTTGTGAGCCAAGCGGGAT GTCAGTGTATTCAGTAGGGTGTGGATTGGGAGGAAAGCTCGGACACGGTTCGAGAACAGATGAAAAATATCCTCGGTTGATCGAGAAATTTCAGGCATTGAATATTCAGCCTATGGTTGTAGCTGCCGGTGCTTGGCATGCAGCTGTAGTTGGTAAAGATGGAAGGGTTTGTACATGGGGTTGGGGGCGGTATGGATGTTTGGGACACGGGAATGAAGAGTGTGAATCAGTTCCTAAGGTGGTCGAAGGCTTGAGCGATGTCAAGGCTGTACATGTGGCCACAGGAGATTATACGACATTCGTGGTATCCAATAGTGGTGATGTTTACTCGTTTGGTTGCGGAGAATCCTCTAGTCTTGGGCACAATACTGAGGTTGATGGACAG GGGAACGGGCATACAAATGTAGTTAAGCCAGAGATAGTGTCTTCACTAAAGCAGCTGAAGGAACGGGTAGTGCAGATAAGCTTGACCAATTCCATATTCTGGAACGCTCACACATTTGCACTCACTGAATCCGGAAAACTATACGCTTTCGGGGCAGGCGACAAAGGACAGCTGGGTGTTAAGCTTGGTGAGAACCAAATTGAAAGGGGACATCCTGAAGCTGTTGATATTCAACTTAGTAACTAG